The following coding sequences are from one Sphingomonadaceae bacterium OTU29LAMAA1 window:
- a CDS encoding alpha/beta hydrolase encodes MIPPPELAGWVSPAARIHFDTVVRQPTALPKDIEGRRRHYDAINSARLEEALRSYPVEVVARTIGGVPVHDVAPAGVRCKGVLICLHGGAFLWGAGAGAVLEAVPVAATTGMRVVAVDYRLAPEHRFPAAVDDALAVYAALLAEADEPIGIYGCSAGAYLTAQLVARLAAEGRPVPQAIALLHGSGVDVGGDTLALAGQLNGLPGAADIQRMHDLPYFDGSDPHDPLVFPGDHPTMLAAFPSTLLITGTRDFAASSVAVMHRRLLAADVDARFVLFDGLWHAHHVDTLLPESQEAFALMAAHFSAHLCER; translated from the coding sequence ATGATCCCCCCTCCCGAATTAGCTGGTTGGGTCAGCCCGGCTGCCCGCATTCACTTCGATACGGTTGTCCGTCAGCCGACCGCGCTGCCGAAGGATATCGAGGGTCGCCGCCGTCACTATGACGCCATCAATTCTGCGCGGCTTGAAGAGGCACTCCGCTCCTATCCAGTGGAAGTCGTCGCCCGCACGATCGGCGGTGTGCCGGTGCATGACGTCGCGCCGGCGGGGGTGAGGTGTAAGGGTGTGCTGATCTGCCTGCACGGCGGCGCCTTCCTTTGGGGCGCCGGTGCCGGTGCGGTGCTAGAGGCGGTGCCGGTCGCGGCGACGACGGGCATGCGCGTTGTTGCGGTCGACTATCGCCTCGCACCCGAACATCGGTTTCCCGCGGCGGTCGACGACGCACTCGCTGTGTATGCCGCGTTGTTAGCGGAGGCGGACGAGCCGATCGGCATCTATGGTTGTTCGGCCGGCGCGTATCTGACCGCGCAACTCGTCGCGCGGCTCGCTGCCGAAGGACGGCCGGTGCCGCAGGCGATCGCGCTGCTGCATGGTTCGGGTGTCGATGTCGGCGGAGATACGCTGGCGCTGGCGGGGCAACTTAACGGGCTGCCCGGCGCCGCGGACATTCAGCGTATGCACGACCTGCCCTATTTCGACGGCAGCGATCCACATGATCCGCTCGTCTTCCCCGGCGACCATCCGACGATGCTCGCCGCTTTCCCGTCGACTTTGCTCATCACGGGCACCCGCGACTTTGCGGCGAGCAGCGTCGCAGTCATGCACCGGCGGTTACTCGCAGCCGATGTCGACGCACGGTTCGTCCTGTTCGACGGCCTGTGGCACGCGCATCACGTCGACACCCTGCTGCCCGAATCGCAGGAGGCCTTCGCCCTCATGGCTGCGCATTTCAGTGCGCACCTCTGCGAACGCTAG
- a CDS encoding TonB-dependent receptor plug domain-containing protein, whose product MRSPFYCTASAVALVMAVPAAAQQVSQQAGVPAAGAASPAPNDDVAPTDADAAVSPATGLGDIVVTARRRQERLQDVPLSVTAFTPEKLADARIVNRTDLANFTPSLISITGGYPGEFAFFALRGQGPAFGSVPGVINYFAEVPALVGIDGRVGTFYDLANVQVLAGPQGTLFGKNATGGNILFEPARPINRQEGYVQLEYGNLRDVRAEFAVNLPIVDDKVLLRVAGEVGRRDGYTKDVGPFFRGKDYDNLAYQSIRASLTLRPIDGVELYTVARYHHSENNGPGTVLQELDPSLGAPAAPAALLLPGFGSALANQQAWGSRRVAYDIDEFARTDYWQVINHATVALGDTLTLKNIASYSELTYRYAYDYDATPLSISGQTSATGAPTQAPTYFTEELQLQGRVLRDAVNFSVGGYYDRSGLRRDQGLFVIQYPLTALVGPVPAIINNRSRSHAVFGQATIDLGKAGLLRGLSLTGGLRHTWDETSNYTQIFVLPATSGSGKFEYTSYNASLDYAFADGIHAYVTARDAYKAGGVNGPVPGNSPFRTFPPEKLEDVEVGLKSQLRIAGVSTRFNVAAYRGIYTNIQRTTQEAIGGTILNVTRTAARGRIQGVEVTAGIEPLQGLALNGSYSYTDAKYTEVTDASAGAILAGAAFPYTPKHKVTLGANYRHDLGSAGMLALSANWAYQSRFSTAQNNLARVPYLPAYDTLAVRAGVQGIGGSNLDLTLFMANATNNTFATGLQDLYNVGGGTVTYTYGEPRTYGAQLRFHW is encoded by the coding sequence ATGAGGTCGCCGTTCTATTGCACCGCAAGCGCTGTGGCATTGGTGATGGCTGTGCCCGCCGCTGCGCAGCAGGTATCGCAACAGGCCGGAGTGCCGGCAGCAGGTGCCGCGTCACCCGCGCCGAATGATGACGTGGCCCCGACAGACGCCGATGCGGCCGTATCGCCCGCTACGGGCCTTGGCGACATCGTGGTTACGGCACGCCGTCGGCAAGAGCGGCTGCAGGACGTGCCGCTATCCGTCACCGCCTTCACGCCCGAAAAGCTCGCCGATGCGCGCATCGTCAACCGCACTGATCTAGCCAATTTCACTCCGTCGCTGATCAGCATCACTGGCGGCTATCCCGGCGAATTCGCGTTCTTCGCACTGCGCGGACAGGGGCCGGCGTTCGGCTCGGTGCCGGGCGTCATCAACTATTTTGCCGAGGTGCCAGCGCTCGTCGGCATAGATGGTCGTGTCGGCACCTTCTACGATCTCGCGAACGTGCAGGTGCTTGCCGGGCCGCAGGGCACGCTGTTCGGCAAGAACGCGACCGGCGGCAACATCCTGTTCGAACCGGCACGGCCGATCAACCGGCAGGAAGGTTACGTTCAGCTCGAATATGGCAACCTGCGCGACGTGCGGGCCGAGTTCGCCGTCAACCTGCCGATCGTCGACGACAAGGTGCTGCTGCGTGTCGCCGGAGAGGTCGGCCGCCGCGACGGCTACACGAAGGATGTCGGACCGTTCTTTCGCGGTAAGGACTACGACAACCTCGCCTATCAGAGCATCCGCGCCAGCCTGACGCTGAGGCCGATCGACGGAGTCGAGCTCTACACCGTCGCGCGCTACCATCATTCCGAAAACAATGGGCCGGGTACGGTGCTGCAGGAGCTCGATCCGTCGCTTGGCGCGCCAGCGGCGCCGGCCGCGCTGTTGCTACCCGGCTTCGGGAGCGCGCTAGCCAATCAGCAGGCCTGGGGCTCGCGCCGCGTCGCCTACGATATCGACGAGTTTGCGCGGACCGACTACTGGCAGGTGATCAACCATGCGACCGTTGCGCTGGGCGATACGCTGACGCTCAAGAACATCGCGAGCTATTCCGAGCTGACCTACCGCTACGCCTACGATTACGACGCTACGCCGCTGTCGATTAGCGGCCAAACCAGCGCGACTGGTGCGCCGACGCAGGCGCCGACGTACTTCACCGAGGAACTGCAGCTGCAGGGGCGCGTGTTGCGCGACGCGGTCAATTTCAGCGTCGGCGGCTATTACGACCGATCGGGTCTGCGCCGAGACCAGGGCCTGTTCGTGATCCAATATCCGCTGACGGCGCTGGTTGGGCCAGTGCCGGCGATCATCAACAATCGCTCACGCAGCCATGCGGTGTTCGGCCAGGCGACGATCGACCTCGGCAAGGCGGGGTTGTTGCGCGGGCTGAGCTTGACCGGCGGCCTGCGGCATACTTGGGACGAGACGTCGAACTATACGCAGATCTTCGTACTGCCGGCTACCAGCGGCTCGGGCAAGTTCGAATACACGAGCTATAACGCGTCGCTCGATTATGCCTTTGCCGATGGCATCCACGCCTATGTGACGGCGCGCGACGCGTACAAGGCGGGTGGCGTCAACGGGCCGGTGCCGGGTAATTCGCCCTTCCGCACCTTTCCGCCCGAAAAGCTGGAGGACGTCGAGGTTGGCCTGAAGAGCCAGCTGCGCATCGCCGGCGTGTCGACGCGGTTCAACGTCGCGGCTTATCGTGGCATCTACACGAACATCCAGCGCACGACGCAGGAGGCGATCGGAGGTACAATCCTCAACGTGACGCGCACCGCCGCGCGCGGGCGAATTCAAGGCGTCGAGGTCACCGCGGGGATCGAGCCGCTCCAAGGCCTCGCACTGAACGGCAGCTATTCCTATACCGACGCGAAATACACCGAGGTCACCGATGCTTCGGCGGGCGCGATCCTCGCGGGCGCGGCGTTCCCCTATACCCCAAAGCATAAGGTGACGCTGGGCGCCAATTACCGCCACGACCTGGGCAGCGCCGGCATGCTCGCGCTGTCGGCGAACTGGGCCTATCAGAGCCGCTTCTCGACCGCGCAGAACAACCTTGCGCGCGTGCCCTATCTGCCCGCCTACGACACGCTGGCAGTGCGGGCGGGCGTGCAGGGGATCGGTGGCAGCAACCTCGACCTGACGCTGTTCATGGCCAATGCGACGAACAACACCTTCGCGACCGGATTGCAGGATCTCTACAACGTCGGCGGCGGGACGGTGACCTACACCTACGGCGAGCCGCGGACCTATGGGGCGCAGCTGCGCTTTCACTGGTAG
- a CDS encoding trehalase: MHTAPAIASPADLYGPLLSEVQLARLFEDGKTFVDAVPLRAPCQIREAFAALPPGVATLRGFVDENFRLPASARVHAAHGERDLRAYLRSIWPDLCHENAAPTAGCSLLPVAGVHPVPGGRFAELYYWDSYFTILGLIRDGFEQVAANTVEAFADLLATYGRIPNGTRSYYLSRSQPPLYYAMLGLVPDARPGPMRRRLEALLIEHAFWMNGAAGLGPAESAHRVVRMPDGAVLNRYWDDRTSPRDESYLEDVTTADRSGRPHADVYRALRAGAESGWDFSSRWFAEGDRLESIRTPEIVPVDLNACLYGMERAIAALADALCEDTIARRFDGAARRRRTAIHRWLWHDAGYFCDVDFETAEPRRHLTAATLMPLFTGVASRAQAAQVAQATTAGLLADGGLRTTLIDSGEQWDWPNGWAPLQWIAFAGLRRYGYRRLADTIAARWVGTVDAEFQRSGWIHEKYDVERRMGGGGGEYLPQIGFGWTNGVTATFIDLLGMSRAGAETER; this comes from the coding sequence ATGCACACCGCGCCCGCCATCGCGTCGCCCGCGGACCTTTATGGTCCGCTGCTGTCGGAGGTGCAGCTCGCGCGTCTGTTCGAGGACGGCAAGACCTTCGTCGACGCGGTGCCGCTGCGCGCGCCGTGCCAAATCCGCGAGGCCTTCGCCGCGCTGCCGCCGGGGGTTGCCACTCTACGCGGCTTCGTCGACGAGAACTTCCGGCTGCCGGCCTCCGCGCGGGTGCATGCGGCGCACGGCGAACGCGACCTGCGGGCTTATCTCCGATCGATCTGGCCCGACCTCTGCCACGAGAATGCGGCGCCGACGGCGGGCTGCTCCCTGCTTCCCGTCGCGGGCGTGCATCCGGTGCCGGGCGGCCGCTTCGCCGAGCTATATTATTGGGACAGCTATTTCACGATCCTGGGGCTGATCCGCGACGGGTTCGAACAGGTCGCCGCCAACACCGTCGAGGCGTTCGCCGACCTGCTCGCGACCTATGGCCGCATTCCAAACGGGACGCGCAGCTATTATCTCAGCCGCTCTCAGCCGCCGCTCTATTACGCGATGCTGGGCCTGGTACCCGATGCGCGGCCGGGGCCGATGCGTCGGCGGCTGGAGGCACTGTTGATCGAACATGCGTTCTGGATGAACGGCGCGGCCGGGCTTGGCCCGGCGGAGAGCGCACATCGGGTCGTGCGGATGCCGGACGGCGCGGTGTTGAACCGCTATTGGGACGATCGCACCAGTCCTCGCGATGAATCCTATTTGGAGGACGTCACCACGGCGGATCGATCGGGACGGCCGCACGCCGATGTCTATCGCGCGCTGCGCGCTGGCGCGGAGAGCGGCTGGGACTTCTCGTCGCGATGGTTTGCTGAAGGCGACAGGCTGGAGAGCATCCGTACGCCCGAGATCGTGCCGGTCGATCTCAACGCCTGCCTGTATGGCATGGAGCGCGCGATCGCGGCACTGGCTGATGCGCTGTGCGAGGATACGATCGCCCGCCGCTTCGACGGCGCCGCGCGGCGGCGCCGCACGGCGATCCATCGCTGGTTGTGGCACGACGCGGGATATTTCTGCGACGTCGACTTCGAGACGGCTGAGCCGCGCCGGCACCTCACCGCCGCGACGCTGATGCCGCTGTTCACCGGCGTCGCGAGCCGGGCGCAGGCCGCGCAGGTGGCGCAGGCCACCACCGCCGGGCTGCTCGCCGACGGCGGCCTTCGCACGACGCTGATCGACAGCGGCGAGCAATGGGATTGGCCAAACGGCTGGGCGCCGTTGCAGTGGATCGCCTTTGCCGGGTTGCGCCGGTACGGCTACCGCCGCCTGGCCGATACGATCGCCGCGCGTTGGGTGGGTACGGTGGATGCCGAATTCCAGCGCAGTGGCTGGATCCACGAGAAATACGATGTCGAGCGTCGAATGGGCGGCGGTGGCGGCGAATACCTGCCGCAGATCGGTTTCGGTTGGACTAACGGGGTCACCGCGACCTTCATCGATCTGTTGGGGATGAGCCGCGCCGGTGCGGAGACCGAGCGGTGA
- a CDS encoding 4-hydroxybutyrate--acetyl-CoA CoA transferase has translation MIRATAAYRNRLMPADQAVALIPDGARICMALGVAQPPAILHALAMRAEAGGIDGASLYYLLSTSLAGKTVLQRGLRHRLRPMSLFHSAVERAIDMEAAANGDPDVDLIPVAFSRVPRMLRQEVGVDTLITQVAPPDENGDFSLGTNVDYAHGAARSCARVIVEVNRHMPRTGRHGTIPLSAVTAIVENDQPLPEIPSAARRPQDEAIGAIIAGLIDDGACLQMGIGAVPEAVCAALHRHRHLGIHSELMTPGLASLRQAGVVDNSHKRDHRGRTIFTFAMGDRPFYDFLDGNPDLEAYPVDYVNDVAVIARNPNMVSVNATLEVDLDGACNSEGMHGRQYSAAGGQLDFVRGAGASQGGKSIIACHATAAAGTVSRIVPRLSGPVTTPRNDVHFVVTEFGAADLRGKSLADRAKSLIAIAHPGFRDELTAQVDLRRNTS, from the coding sequence GTGATCCGCGCGACGGCCGCCTATCGGAACCGGCTGATGCCCGCCGATCAGGCGGTCGCGCTGATTCCCGACGGTGCCCGTATCTGCATGGCGTTGGGTGTCGCGCAGCCGCCCGCGATCCTGCATGCGCTGGCAATGCGGGCAGAGGCAGGCGGCATCGACGGGGCAAGCCTCTATTACCTGCTGTCGACGTCGCTAGCGGGAAAGACGGTGCTGCAGCGCGGCCTGCGCCACCGGTTGCGGCCAATGAGCCTGTTCCACAGCGCGGTCGAACGCGCGATCGATATGGAGGCGGCGGCGAACGGCGACCCCGACGTCGACCTGATCCCAGTCGCGTTCAGCCGTGTGCCGCGGATGCTGCGCCAGGAGGTGGGCGTCGACACGCTTATCACGCAGGTCGCGCCGCCCGACGAGAACGGCGACTTCAGCCTCGGCACCAACGTCGATTATGCGCATGGCGCGGCGCGGTCCTGCGCGCGGGTGATCGTCGAGGTCAATCGCCACATGCCGCGCACCGGCCGCCACGGCACCATCCCGCTGTCGGCGGTGACCGCCATCGTCGAAAACGACCAACCGCTGCCGGAAATCCCCTCGGCCGCGCGCCGGCCGCAGGACGAGGCGATCGGCGCTATCATCGCCGGCCTGATCGACGACGGCGCCTGTCTGCAGATGGGAATCGGCGCGGTGCCCGAGGCGGTCTGCGCGGCGCTGCATCGGCATCGCCATCTCGGCATCCATTCAGAACTGATGACCCCCGGCCTTGCATCCCTGAGGCAGGCCGGCGTCGTCGACAACAGCCACAAGCGCGATCATCGCGGCAGGACGATCTTCACCTTCGCCATGGGCGACCGGCCGTTCTACGACTTCCTCGACGGCAATCCGGACTTGGAGGCGTACCCCGTCGACTACGTCAACGATGTCGCGGTGATCGCCCGCAACCCGAACATGGTTTCGGTGAACGCGACGCTGGAGGTCGACCTCGACGGCGCATGCAATTCGGAAGGGATGCATGGGCGCCAGTATAGCGCCGCCGGTGGCCAGCTAGACTTCGTCCGCGGCGCCGGTGCATCGCAAGGCGGCAAGTCGATCATCGCCTGCCACGCGACCGCGGCGGCCGGTACGGTCTCGCGGATCGTGCCGCGACTGTCAGGTCCGGTCACCACGCCGCGCAACGATGTCCATTTCGTCGTCACTGAATTCGGCGCCGCCGACCTGCGCGGCAAGTCGCTCGCAGATCGGGCAAAGTCGCTGATTGCGATCGCCCACCCTGGGTTCAGAGACGAGCTGACCGCACAGGTCGACCTTCGCAGGAACACATCATGA
- a CDS encoding MFS transporter: MTLSSPLDILPEEVAPATMPHSGLAQRISGLYLAVYLHFGFFGFLPLWLSATGATPGEIGLLMAIPLMLRLVTVAPFSAWAGRTGRVRNAIAVTALGSAALITLLIGQPNHLGRILIVVAFSTTWDQIPVLTDAYAVMAVRRVGLDFGRLRVWGSIGAVVSSAGAGWVFGLTGIAALPWLVAGLLILPALMTLALPSDRTAIDAGGAAQGSWRQVVGDRTLMRLIIAASVVMASHGVLTSFGPIQWAGHGISTGIIGVLQAVAVSAEIVAFWFGSKLLGRRDPGVLIWLAGCVSILRWTVMAVDPPAAILIVVQLFQGVTATGAILGAMLVIAKRVPLALSAAAQGLNAVLLGLALAATTAGSGLLWQRGALIAYLVMAALAALAVVLAWPRSRADILDRS, translated from the coding sequence ATGACCCTGTCGTCCCCGTTGGACATCCTTCCCGAAGAGGTGGCGCCAGCGACAATGCCGCACTCTGGCCTCGCCCAGCGAATCTCCGGTTTGTATCTGGCGGTTTACCTCCACTTCGGCTTCTTCGGCTTCCTTCCCTTGTGGCTTTCCGCGACGGGCGCGACCCCCGGCGAGATCGGGCTGTTGATGGCGATCCCCCTCATGCTGCGATTGGTGACGGTGGCACCTTTTTCGGCCTGGGCGGGGCGGACTGGCCGGGTGCGCAACGCCATCGCGGTCACCGCGCTGGGTTCGGCGGCGCTGATCACGCTGCTGATTGGCCAGCCGAACCATCTGGGGCGCATCCTGATCGTCGTCGCCTTCTCGACCACATGGGATCAGATCCCGGTGCTCACCGACGCCTATGCGGTTATGGCCGTCCGGCGGGTCGGACTCGACTTCGGACGGCTCCGTGTGTGGGGTTCAATTGGCGCGGTTGTATCGAGCGCCGGCGCCGGGTGGGTATTCGGCCTAACGGGAATCGCGGCCCTGCCGTGGCTGGTCGCCGGGCTGCTCATTCTGCCCGCATTGATGACGCTGGCGCTTCCTTCTGACCGGACCGCAATCGATGCAGGCGGGGCCGCACAGGGAAGCTGGCGACAAGTGGTGGGCGACCGGACACTAATGCGCCTGATCATCGCGGCATCGGTGGTGATGGCCAGCCACGGCGTGTTGACCAGCTTCGGCCCCATCCAATGGGCGGGGCACGGCATATCGACCGGCATCATCGGCGTGCTGCAGGCCGTCGCCGTGAGTGCGGAGATCGTCGCCTTCTGGTTCGGATCGAAGCTGTTGGGACGCAGGGATCCCGGCGTGCTGATCTGGTTGGCCGGCTGCGTCTCAATTCTGCGGTGGACGGTGATGGCGGTCGATCCTCCCGCGGCGATCCTGATCGTCGTGCAACTTTTTCAGGGCGTCACCGCGACGGGCGCGATCCTAGGGGCAATGCTGGTGATCGCGAAGCGCGTGCCGCTCGCCTTGAGCGCGGCGGCGCAGGGACTGAACGCTGTGCTGCTCGGCCTGGCACTGGCGGCGACGACCGCGGGTTCCGGCCTGTTATGGCAGCGCGGCGCGCTGATCGCCTATCTCGTCATGGCCGCGCTCGCGGCGCTGGCGGTAGTTCTCGCGTGGCCGCGTTCGCGCGCCGACATCTTGGACCGGAGTTGA
- a CDS encoding alpha/beta hydrolase, with protein MGAELAKRYDVRIQNSTIAGVPVRILFPKGVTTLGREPVLLNLHGGGFQADAGSLTETVPIAALTGIPVVAVLYRLAPEHPYPAALNDALGVYQALEKDRSAAHIGVYGTSAGAALSGQLLARLTTMKRPMPAALGYFSGSADLTTSGDSESWMPLPGGARTMTESVASYVGKTPVSDPILSPLKGDVSRFPPTLLVTSTRDILLSPTSIFARKLAEQEVDARLVVFDGLPHAFWAYMAIPETDEANALMAKFLKSRVANAER; from the coding sequence ATGGGCGCTGAACTAGCCAAGCGGTACGACGTCCGGATTCAGAATTCGACGATTGCCGGCGTGCCTGTGCGCATCCTTTTTCCTAAGGGCGTGACGACGCTCGGTAGGGAACCCGTCCTGCTCAACCTGCACGGCGGCGGCTTTCAAGCCGATGCCGGATCGCTGACCGAGACAGTTCCGATCGCCGCGCTTACCGGCATTCCGGTCGTCGCTGTGCTGTACCGGCTGGCACCGGAGCATCCGTACCCGGCGGCGCTGAACGACGCTTTAGGGGTATATCAGGCGCTTGAGAAGGATCGCTCGGCGGCGCACATTGGTGTCTACGGGACGTCGGCCGGGGCGGCGCTGAGTGGGCAACTCCTAGCGCGGCTTACCACGATGAAGCGGCCGATGCCGGCCGCGCTGGGCTATTTCTCCGGCAGCGCTGACCTCACTACGAGTGGTGATTCTGAATCCTGGATGCCGCTACCCGGCGGTGCGAGGACGATGACGGAGAGTGTCGCGTCCTACGTCGGCAAGACTCCCGTCTCTGATCCGATCCTGTCGCCGCTGAAGGGCGACGTGTCGCGCTTCCCGCCAACCCTGCTGGTTACGAGCACGCGCGACATCTTGCTCAGCCCAACCTCAATCTTCGCTCGCAAGTTGGCGGAGCAGGAAGTCGACGCGCGGCTCGTCGTATTCGACGGACTGCCGCACGCCTTCTGGGCCTATATGGCAATTCCCGAGACGGACGAGGCTAACGCCCTGATGGCGAAATTCTTGAAATCCCGCGTCGCGAACGCGGAACGCTAA
- a CDS encoding xanthine dehydrogenase family protein molybdopterin-binding subunit — MSIVETAKQAAQGLIQGAMEKLVPLAPDSWIPGGRPDPLIARKHGLIGTPVSRLDGALKVKGEATFSAEFRFDDMVYAALAYATIPRGRITAVYSTAADVAPGVVLVMTHLNAPRMNKPGVFGSSPTAVGPADLPILQDDQIHWNGQPIACVLAETQEQADHAASLLSFTYDAEPSTTSLAGAKANGIEQGLFMGQPLLNEIGDAKAALAAAPHVVDQVYRTPRHNHNAIEPHAATIAWVDGELVIHDASQMVTAQAQTIGEVFDLDLAQVHLTSPYVGGGFGSKGLWDHQIIGAAAAKLAQRPVRIALSREGVYRVVGGRSLTEQRVAIGATVDGTFNALIHTGLSVMTPHNNMPEPFILGTRAAYACSNITLQVETARMNMLANTFMRAPGEAVGTFALECAIDELAIDLRMDPVELRIRNEPDKDPTSGLSFSSRHIIDAWRSGAEQFGWADRPAVPRERRDGEWLVGMGCATGTYPYYRMPGAQARITLARDGNTVRAKIEVAAAEMGMGTSTTTAIVAAERLALPMDRIEVGYGDASIPGAIMAGGSQQTAAIGAAVIAAQNALVVELLKLAGNDSPLAGLSADEVGSENGGLAKRDDPARRESYASILARAQRDNVTVTEAASQPLELMHWSMHSHSAIFCEVHVNAVTGEIRVSRILGSFDCGRILNPKTAKSQFRGGIIMGLGLALMEETQFDERNGRIMNPSLAEYHIPVHLDVPEIDVIWTDIADPHTPMGAHGIGEIGITGVAAAVANAVYNATGKRVRDLPITLDKLM; from the coding sequence ATGAGCATCGTCGAAACCGCAAAGCAGGCGGCACAGGGTTTGATCCAGGGGGCAATGGAGAAGCTCGTGCCGCTGGCGCCCGACAGCTGGATTCCCGGTGGCCGTCCCGACCCGCTGATCGCGCGCAAGCATGGCCTGATCGGCACGCCCGTGTCCCGGCTTGATGGCGCGCTGAAGGTCAAGGGCGAGGCGACCTTCTCGGCGGAATTCCGCTTCGACGACATGGTGTATGCGGCGCTCGCCTATGCGACGATTCCGCGCGGGCGGATCACGGCGGTTTACAGCACGGCCGCGGATGTTGCGCCGGGTGTCGTGCTGGTGATGACCCACCTCAACGCGCCGCGGATGAACAAGCCGGGCGTGTTCGGCTCGTCGCCGACCGCAGTGGGCCCTGCCGACCTGCCGATCCTGCAGGACGACCAGATTCACTGGAACGGCCAGCCGATCGCCTGCGTCCTCGCCGAGACCCAGGAACAGGCCGATCATGCCGCGTCGCTGCTCAGCTTCACCTATGACGCGGAGCCGTCGACGACCAGCCTGGCGGGCGCGAAGGCCAACGGCATCGAACAGGGCCTGTTCATGGGCCAGCCGCTGCTCAACGAGATCGGCGATGCCAAAGCGGCACTCGCCGCCGCGCCACACGTCGTCGATCAGGTCTATCGCACGCCGCGCCACAACCACAATGCGATCGAACCGCATGCCGCGACGATCGCCTGGGTCGATGGCGAACTCGTGATCCACGACGCAAGCCAAATGGTCACCGCGCAGGCGCAGACGATAGGCGAGGTCTTCGATCTTGATCTCGCCCAGGTTCATCTGACTTCCCCATATGTCGGCGGCGGTTTCGGCAGCAAGGGCTTGTGGGACCACCAGATCATCGGCGCCGCCGCCGCAAAGCTGGCGCAGCGACCAGTGCGCATCGCCCTGTCGCGCGAAGGCGTGTACCGCGTCGTCGGCGGGCGATCCCTGACCGAGCAGCGCGTCGCGATCGGCGCGACCGTGGATGGCACCTTCAACGCGCTCATCCATACTGGCCTGTCGGTAATGACCCCGCACAACAACATGCCCGAACCGTTCATCCTGGGGACGCGTGCGGCCTATGCGTGCTCCAACATCACCCTGCAGGTCGAGACCGCCAGGATGAATATGCTGGCGAACACCTTCATGCGCGCGCCGGGAGAGGCGGTCGGCACCTTCGCGCTGGAATGCGCGATTGACGAACTGGCCATCGATCTCCGCATGGATCCGGTCGAGCTGCGTATCCGCAACGAGCCGGACAAGGACCCGACATCGGGCCTCAGCTTCTCCTCGCGGCACATCATCGACGCATGGCGCTCCGGCGCCGAGCAGTTCGGCTGGGCGGATCGTCCTGCGGTGCCGCGCGAACGCCGGGACGGCGAGTGGCTGGTCGGGATGGGCTGCGCGACCGGCACCTATCCCTATTACCGGATGCCCGGCGCCCAGGCACGCATCACCCTTGCGCGTGACGGCAACACAGTACGCGCAAAGATCGAGGTCGCAGCCGCCGAGATGGGCATGGGGACGTCGACCACCACCGCGATCGTCGCGGCAGAGCGACTGGCTCTGCCGATGGACCGGATCGAAGTCGGTTATGGCGACGCATCGATCCCGGGCGCGATCATGGCAGGCGGATCGCAGCAGACCGCAGCGATCGGTGCCGCCGTCATCGCCGCGCAGAACGCGCTGGTCGTCGAACTCCTGAAACTCGCCGGCAACGATTCGCCCCTCGCCGGGCTGTCGGCGGACGAGGTGGGCAGCGAGAACGGAGGCCTCGCCAAGCGCGACGATCCTGCGCGGCGGGAAAGCTATGCTTCGATCCTGGCGCGCGCGCAGCGCGACAATGTCACCGTCACTGAGGCGGCGTCCCAACCCCTCGAACTGATGCACTGGTCAATGCATTCGCACAGCGCGATCTTCTGCGAAGTGCATGTCAACGCCGTCACGGGCGAGATACGGGTCAGCCGCATTCTCGGATCGTTCGATTGCGGTCGCATCCTCAATCCCAAGACGGCGAAGAGCCAGTTTCGCGGTGGCATCATCATGGGCCTGGGCCTGGCCCTGATGGAGGAGACGCAGTTCGATGAACGCAATGGCCGGATCATGAACCCAAGCCTCGCCGAATATCACATTCCCGTGCACCTCGACGTGCCTGAAATCGACGTTATCTGGACCGATATTGCCGACCCTCACACGCCGATGGGTGCCCACGGTATCGGTGAGATCGGCATCACCGGCGTAGCGGCGGCAGTCGCCAATGCCGTTTACAACGCCACAGGAAAGCGCGTGCGCGATCTGCCAATCACTCTCGATAAGCTGATGTAG